In the genome of Methanopyrus kandleri AV19, one region contains:
- the hypE gene encoding hydrogenase expression/formation protein HypE — protein MESLIKEELLPNLTMRGEGSVTLDDLDDGATFPSVDGEMVMTTDAHIVDPPFFPGGNVGKLAAAGTANDLAVMGAKPVAFACSIVVREGFPIDDLKRVYRSIDGVLSELGAHLITGDTKVGNTGDVDIVVTMTGVGEIVELVRDCGLRPGDKIVITGTVGDHGMAILAAQQGLDTDLESDVAPVWEAVNAALEVGGVTSMKDPTRGGLAGALNEMAEKSGVRIVIEEERIPIREEVRVLSEMLGVNPLEVANEGKVVMGVRPDMVDDVLDAIRSTEVGKNAEVIGVVEEGTPRVEMETEVGGRRIVEKPVGDPVPRVC, from the coding sequence ATGGAGTCCCTGATCAAGGAGGAGCTGCTGCCCAACCTGACGATGCGCGGCGAAGGGTCGGTTACGCTGGATGACCTCGACGACGGGGCGACGTTCCCTTCCGTCGACGGTGAAATGGTGATGACGACCGACGCGCACATCGTAGACCCACCGTTTTTCCCCGGAGGGAACGTGGGTAAACTCGCGGCCGCGGGCACGGCCAACGACCTCGCCGTTATGGGCGCGAAGCCCGTAGCCTTCGCGTGCTCCATCGTAGTGCGCGAGGGATTCCCCATCGACGATCTGAAGCGTGTGTACCGTTCAATCGACGGGGTACTGAGCGAGTTGGGCGCTCATCTGATCACCGGCGACACTAAGGTCGGAAACACGGGGGACGTCGATATCGTCGTCACCATGACCGGTGTGGGTGAGATCGTCGAACTTGTCCGAGACTGTGGTCTCAGGCCCGGTGATAAGATCGTCATCACGGGTACGGTAGGAGACCATGGGATGGCGATCCTGGCGGCCCAGCAGGGATTGGATACGGATCTCGAATCCGACGTGGCTCCGGTGTGGGAAGCCGTCAACGCAGCGCTCGAGGTCGGTGGAGTCACTTCGATGAAGGATCCCACCCGAGGAGGCCTCGCCGGAGCTCTGAACGAGATGGCGGAGAAGTCGGGTGTACGGATCGTAATCGAGGAGGAGCGGATCCCAATTCGAGAGGAGGTCCGAGTGCTCTCGGAGATGCTGGGTGTCAATCCTCTGGAGGTGGCGAACGAGGGCAAAGTCGTCATGGGAGTCCGTCCGGATATGGTCGATGACGTGCTCGACGCTATCCGCTCCACCGAGGTCGGCAAAAACGCCGAGGTGATAGGAGTCGTGGAAGAGGGCACACCACGCGTCGAGATGGAAACCGAAGTCGGTGGCCGGAGAATAGTGGAAAAGCCCGTCGGAGATCCGGTACCACGGGTGTGCTGA
- a CDS encoding 30S ribosomal protein S8e: MGVWHGRSLRKPTGGRIRPHRKKRKFEMGNPPTETLVGEERKLKERRGMGGNVKKGLKFATHANVADPETGEVKCVRIEEVVKNPASQYYERHGVITKGAIIRTEIGLAKVTNRPGQEPVVNAVLIKEEEEEG; this comes from the coding sequence TTGGGTGTATGGCACGGACGCTCACTACGTAAGCCGACCGGAGGAAGGATCCGGCCGCACCGGAAGAAGCGGAAGTTCGAAATGGGTAATCCTCCCACGGAGACGCTGGTAGGGGAAGAGCGGAAACTCAAGGAGCGACGCGGCATGGGTGGTAACGTCAAGAAGGGCCTCAAGTTCGCGACGCACGCCAACGTCGCCGACCCGGAAACGGGTGAGGTGAAGTGCGTAAGGATCGAGGAAGTCGTCAAGAACCCAGCGTCCCAGTACTACGAGCGTCACGGAGTGATCACTAAGGGAGCGATCATTCGGACGGAGATCGGGCTCGCGAAGGTCACGAATCGACCGGGTCAGGAACCCGTCGTTAACGCGGTCCTCATCAAGGAGGAAGAGGAAGAAGGTTAA
- the hypB gene encoding hydrogenase nickel incorporation protein HypB: MHKVEVDVSEDLLEVNRNLAREVRETLDEHNVRAVEVLGSIGSGKTSLIEWIVKEYGDEYSFAVIAGDVVSEYDERRFKDLGVPTVGLNTGRECHLDAHMVQHGLEHLEELTDLNEVDVLFIENVGNLVCPADFPIGAHLRVIVVSATEGEDVIGKHPMMIRKGDVLVVNKIDLADACGVSPETMVRTAKEINPDLEVYLTSIKTGEGMAELAERLLP, encoded by the coding sequence ATGCACAAGGTTGAAGTCGACGTCTCCGAAGATCTGCTCGAGGTCAACCGTAACTTAGCCCGCGAGGTTCGGGAAACACTGGACGAGCACAACGTCCGGGCAGTGGAGGTACTGGGATCTATCGGTTCCGGAAAGACCTCGCTCATCGAGTGGATCGTGAAGGAATACGGGGACGAGTACTCCTTCGCGGTCATCGCAGGAGACGTGGTGAGCGAATACGACGAGCGCAGGTTCAAGGACCTAGGGGTGCCGACAGTAGGTCTCAACACGGGTCGTGAGTGCCATCTGGACGCTCATATGGTACAACACGGTTTAGAGCATCTCGAGGAACTGACGGACCTGAACGAGGTGGACGTGCTGTTCATAGAAAACGTGGGAAACCTCGTATGCCCAGCCGATTTCCCTATCGGCGCCCACCTACGCGTTATCGTGGTCTCGGCAACGGAGGGTGAGGACGTCATCGGCAAGCATCCGATGATGATCCGGAAAGGCGACGTGTTGGTCGTTAATAAGATCGATCTGGCAGACGCCTGCGGTGTCTCTCCGGAGACGATGGTCCGTACGGCTAAGGAGATAAATCCGGACCTCGAAGTATACCTCACGAGCATCAAGACGGGAGAAGGGATGGCGGAACTCGCCGAGAGACTGCTCCCTTAA
- the hypA gene encoding hydrogenase maturation nickel metallochaperone HypA gives MHELSVAQSVLETVLDVARKRGAERVLSVRLRIGEFTLLNPEQLRFCLEVLAEGTPVEGAKFEIEIERGYFKCAECGHRWRPEDESLKDPSLHTAFDLSELTELLDLKCPKCGSRAVKLDGGDACSIESVRLEVPGEQHAQG, from the coding sequence TTGCACGAGCTGAGTGTGGCTCAATCCGTACTCGAAACCGTGTTAGATGTCGCGCGAAAGCGAGGTGCCGAAAGGGTGCTCTCGGTCCGACTCCGGATAGGTGAATTCACGCTACTGAATCCGGAGCAACTACGGTTCTGTCTGGAAGTGCTCGCAGAAGGAACGCCCGTAGAGGGGGCGAAGTTCGAGATCGAGATCGAACGTGGGTACTTCAAGTGTGCGGAATGCGGGCACAGATGGCGCCCGGAGGACGAAAGTCTAAAGGATCCTTCGCTGCATACCGCGTTCGACCTGTCCGAGTTGACCGAACTGCTGGATCTTAAATGCCCGAAATGTGGTTCCCGAGCGGTGAAGCTGGACGGTGGGGATGCCTGCTCGATCGAGTCCGTACGGCTTGAGGTGCCGGGTGAGCAGCATGCACAAGGTTGA
- the cobA gene encoding uroporphyrinogen-III C-methyltransferase, translating into MAGKLVLVGAGPGDPELLTFKAARAISRGDVILKDRLVPDEIIKEHAPEDAEVIDVGKKPGGEGWTQEEINELIVREGSKGKTVVRVKSGDPLIFGRGAEEIEVALKHGMDVEVVPGVTSAIGVPTSLGLPLTHRKCASSFAVATGHEDPSKPENRVDFGALAEAADTLVVLMGARRLREIAREILEKRGNEPVAILERGTTEQERVKVGTLEDAAEGKLKARPPAVVVVGEVVKWWREVLGRETR; encoded by the coding sequence GTGGCCGGTAAGCTCGTACTAGTAGGAGCGGGACCCGGAGACCCGGAGCTGCTCACCTTTAAGGCGGCTCGGGCCATCTCGCGAGGCGACGTGATACTCAAGGACCGGCTGGTACCGGATGAGATAATCAAGGAACACGCGCCGGAGGACGCCGAAGTCATAGACGTAGGGAAGAAACCCGGGGGCGAAGGGTGGACCCAGGAGGAGATCAACGAGCTCATAGTTCGGGAAGGGTCCAAGGGCAAGACCGTTGTCCGCGTGAAGAGCGGAGACCCGTTGATATTCGGTCGTGGGGCGGAGGAGATAGAGGTGGCCTTGAAGCACGGAATGGATGTCGAGGTCGTGCCGGGGGTAACCTCGGCCATCGGTGTACCGACGTCCCTAGGACTCCCTCTCACTCATCGAAAGTGCGCTTCAAGCTTCGCCGTCGCCACGGGACATGAGGATCCCTCGAAACCCGAAAACCGCGTTGATTTCGGCGCTCTGGCCGAGGCCGCGGACACCCTGGTGGTACTGATGGGGGCCCGACGCCTTCGGGAAATAGCCCGAGAGATCCTGGAAAAGCGGGGGAACGAGCCCGTCGCTATACTGGAGCGAGGAACTACCGAGCAAGAGCGTGTCAAGGTAGGGACGCTGGAGGACGCGGCGGAAGGCAAGCTGAAAGCCCGTCCCCCCGCCGTTGTCGTGGTGGGAGAGGTCGTCAAGTGGTGGAGGGAGGTACTGGGTAGGGAGACGCGTTGA
- a CDS encoding NAD-binding protein, with amino-acid sequence MKAKVRTFRYLWHLLRDVISVPTVKYAVAYVAALLCLGTLGYWTLEGRSPVDAFYTTVLILTGVGCANPPTTPAGEIFTVGLLAVGLGALIHIISRVFAALLRGDVLLRIKESDAMARIERMRDHVVICGYGKKGREIARNLGEHGFEVVVVDKDPEKCDRAFRDGHLAVQGDVTSEETLLKAGVERAQAVALVTDSDETNVFACVLVRDLNPDAWIVAAARSKTGARTLLRAGADEVVRVYEAAGIVIANRLMDPLSFLVTVRHPLEDTFREFREIIRHGGIVVDVRYHIPSLPEPLVKDLWVEDESDVKRRLEMHEDSETREALERLHRMSDDVHSHRIIVRREEDKEKIVEALRRLVPDRSRHDSQRGFEGGVRSGGVSFTPRLPGAPSSLRLPRCVLRPPRPSSRLFGAPWW; translated from the coding sequence TTGAAGGCGAAGGTTCGAACGTTCAGATACCTTTGGCACTTACTACGCGACGTGATCAGCGTACCGACCGTGAAGTACGCGGTCGCATACGTAGCGGCGCTCCTATGCCTGGGTACCCTCGGATACTGGACACTCGAAGGACGGTCGCCTGTCGACGCGTTCTACACCACGGTCCTGATCCTAACCGGGGTCGGATGCGCCAATCCACCCACGACACCCGCGGGTGAGATCTTCACGGTAGGCCTCCTAGCCGTGGGTCTCGGGGCGCTCATTCACATCATTTCGAGGGTATTTGCCGCACTTCTGCGGGGAGACGTTCTGTTGCGCATCAAAGAGAGTGACGCGATGGCACGGATAGAGCGCATGCGCGATCACGTAGTGATATGTGGGTACGGCAAGAAGGGTCGTGAGATAGCCCGCAACTTAGGGGAGCACGGGTTCGAGGTCGTGGTTGTGGACAAAGACCCGGAAAAGTGCGATCGGGCCTTCCGTGACGGCCACTTGGCGGTGCAAGGCGACGTGACCTCGGAAGAGACGCTACTGAAGGCCGGGGTGGAACGCGCGCAGGCCGTGGCACTGGTCACCGATTCCGACGAAACTAACGTCTTCGCCTGTGTGCTGGTTCGCGACCTTAACCCGGACGCGTGGATAGTGGCGGCGGCTCGGTCCAAGACCGGTGCAAGGACCCTGCTACGTGCCGGGGCCGACGAGGTGGTGAGGGTGTACGAGGCGGCGGGGATAGTCATAGCCAATAGGTTGATGGACCCTCTGTCGTTCCTGGTGACGGTGAGGCATCCGCTGGAAGACACCTTCCGAGAGTTCCGTGAGATCATAAGACACGGCGGAATAGTCGTCGACGTCCGGTACCACATCCCCTCGTTACCGGAGCCGTTGGTGAAGGACCTCTGGGTGGAGGATGAGAGCGACGTGAAACGGCGCCTGGAAATGCACGAAGACTCGGAGACTAGAGAGGCCCTGGAGAGGCTTCATAGGATGTCGGACGACGTTCATTCTCACCGTATCATAGTTCGGCGGGAAGAGGACAAGGAAAAGATCGTGGAGGCACTTCGGAGGCTCGTTCCTGATCGGAGTCGACATGACTCACAAAGAGGTTTTGAAGGAGGTGTTCGGAGTGGAGGCGTGAGTTTCACGCCTCGATTACCCGGAGCGCCGTCTTCGCTACGGCTTCCACGGTGTGTTCTTCGGCCTCCACGACCTTCAAGCCGGCTCTTCGGAGCTCCTTGGTGGTGA
- a CDS encoding uroporphyrinogen-III synthase produces MRALVVRAPGLERETVQAFKKVDLDAEVVCPVELVSLDRPKISAGLLSEYDAVAFTSPRTVEFLSEEEVKELRRSDVDIAAVGPRTREALERAGLRVDVMPTEYTTGKLAEELRQYGAVLALRSRRRTEDLRRTLESYGVKAEELEMYDLKPKRVEVNPRKFDVVCFLSAFTARCFLENVDPTEIPEPVVSIGPVTTKELRRAGLKVVEAEEHTVEAVAKTALRVIEA; encoded by the coding sequence TTGAGGGCTCTGGTCGTCAGGGCACCGGGTCTCGAGAGGGAGACGGTTCAAGCCTTCAAGAAGGTCGACCTAGACGCTGAAGTCGTGTGTCCTGTCGAGCTCGTATCGCTGGACCGTCCTAAGATAAGTGCCGGGTTACTGTCCGAGTACGACGCGGTAGCTTTCACCAGCCCGCGCACCGTCGAGTTCCTTTCCGAGGAAGAGGTGAAAGAACTACGACGCTCGGATGTCGATATAGCTGCCGTCGGTCCCAGAACGCGCGAGGCGCTCGAACGAGCTGGACTGCGCGTAGATGTGATGCCTACCGAATATACGACCGGAAAGTTAGCCGAAGAACTCCGTCAATACGGTGCCGTGTTGGCGCTCCGTTCCAGACGGAGGACGGAGGACCTGAGAAGGACGCTCGAGTCTTACGGGGTCAAGGCCGAGGAGTTGGAGATGTACGACCTCAAACCCAAACGCGTTGAGGTGAACCCGAGGAAGTTCGACGTGGTATGCTTCCTGAGCGCGTTCACCGCGCGGTGCTTCCTCGAGAACGTGGACCCTACTGAAATTCCGGAGCCGGTAGTGAGTATAGGTCCGGTCACCACCAAGGAGCTCCGAAGAGCCGGCTTGAAGGTCGTGGAGGCCGAAGAACACACCGTGGAAGCCGTAGCGAAGACGGCGCTCCGGGTAATCGAGGCGTGA
- a CDS encoding signal recognition particle protein Srp19 — MAETPTVKLKGKDRIVVWPAYFDADRSRSEGRKVPKRLAVRNPRLTELRHIAEKLGLNPKVQRDKRYPKRWWDDKGRLIVDKVESKRKTLLMIAEKLKERRES; from the coding sequence GTGGCCGAGACTCCGACGGTCAAGTTGAAGGGTAAAGACAGGATCGTAGTGTGGCCGGCGTACTTCGACGCCGACCGGTCGAGGTCCGAAGGACGCAAAGTCCCGAAACGGTTAGCCGTCAGGAACCCTCGGCTCACCGAGCTCCGTCACATCGCGGAGAAGCTAGGACTGAACCCGAAGGTCCAGCGCGACAAGCGGTACCCGAAGCGGTGGTGGGACGACAAGGGAAGGCTGATCGTGGATAAGGTCGAATCGAAGCGGAAAACCCTCCTCATGATCGCCGAGAAGCTGAAGGAGCGGAGAGAAAGTTGA
- a CDS encoding ACT domain-containing protein, whose amino-acid sequence MKRFELDVVLPDKPGQLVKVLEPLSKIGGNVISISHSRDGDRARVHIVFEATEDVAREYSRRISELEGVKILRFGRGPGHETDVVLIGHIVDTDIKDTIDRVNAIQGARVVDVDLEMPDPERESSAGFTLIYEDEEALRKAVQTIEEIAEEKDLVAIFPVEVIQCVRRASS is encoded by the coding sequence ATGAAACGGTTCGAGTTAGACGTGGTGTTGCCGGATAAGCCCGGACAGCTCGTGAAAGTCCTCGAACCGTTGTCGAAAATCGGCGGTAACGTGATCAGTATATCCCATTCGCGAGATGGTGACCGCGCCCGGGTGCACATAGTGTTCGAGGCCACGGAGGATGTCGCCCGTGAGTACTCGCGGCGCATCAGTGAGTTGGAGGGCGTCAAGATCCTGCGGTTCGGTAGGGGGCCGGGGCACGAGACGGACGTCGTACTGATAGGACATATCGTAGACACGGATATTAAGGACACGATCGACCGGGTGAACGCTATACAGGGCGCCCGCGTCGTGGACGTCGACTTGGAGATGCCGGATCCGGAGCGGGAGTCGTCCGCGGGATTCACGCTCATCTACGAAGACGAGGAGGCGCTGAGGAAAGCCGTCCAGACCATCGAGGAGATCGCTGAAGAGAAGGATCTTGTGGCCATCTTCCCGGTGGAGGTGATACAGTGCGTCAGGCGCGCCTCTTCGTGA
- a CDS encoding homoserine dehydrogenase, which translates to MRQARLFVIGLGAVGLGLMRLLAKKRDAYAREFGIDVRVVGVADSRGVWVKNDLDPAEVLKVKQELGTVAEVGESGDALEIMEDVEFDVLVELTPTDIETGEPGLSHIMKAIELGRHVVTANKGPLAVAYGEIMEAAEEAGVVVRYEATAGGAMPVFNLVRETLKSVDIHSIEGVLNGTVNYILTRMEEEGISLKDAIAEAQSRGIAEADPSMDIEGWDTACKVVILANAILGLDCTIKDVDVTGIEDITPEAIRIAEERGYRIKLIGRADSDGELSVRPCLVPKSDPVAKVRGVMNIVRLETDVAGDIYVSGRGAGPLETASAVMSDVLSIAESVG; encoded by the coding sequence GTGCGTCAGGCGCGCCTCTTCGTGATCGGCCTCGGGGCCGTTGGGCTGGGACTGATGCGACTTCTGGCCAAGAAGCGGGACGCGTACGCCCGGGAGTTCGGCATCGACGTTCGCGTGGTAGGAGTCGCGGATTCTCGAGGTGTCTGGGTGAAAAACGACCTGGACCCCGCCGAAGTGCTGAAGGTTAAGCAGGAACTGGGTACCGTGGCGGAGGTCGGTGAGAGCGGCGATGCGTTGGAGATCATGGAGGACGTGGAGTTCGACGTTCTCGTGGAGCTTACGCCCACCGACATAGAAACGGGCGAGCCCGGTCTATCACACATCATGAAGGCCATAGAGTTGGGTAGGCACGTGGTAACTGCGAACAAGGGACCACTGGCCGTAGCTTACGGGGAAATCATGGAGGCAGCCGAGGAAGCCGGCGTCGTCGTGCGTTACGAGGCCACGGCCGGCGGGGCCATGCCCGTGTTCAACCTCGTACGCGAGACGCTGAAGAGTGTGGACATACATTCGATAGAGGGTGTACTCAACGGCACTGTCAACTACATCCTCACTAGGATGGAAGAAGAGGGCATATCCCTGAAGGACGCTATCGCCGAGGCGCAATCTCGTGGGATAGCCGAAGCGGATCCGAGTATGGACATCGAGGGATGGGATACCGCCTGTAAGGTCGTCATCCTCGCGAACGCCATCTTGGGACTGGACTGCACCATCAAGGACGTGGACGTTACAGGTATCGAGGACATTACACCCGAGGCCATTCGGATCGCGGAGGAGCGGGGCTACAGGATCAAATTGATCGGTCGAGCGGACAGCGACGGCGAGCTCTCGGTACGTCCGTGTCTGGTGCCGAAGTCCGACCCTGTGGCCAAGGTGAGAGGCGTCATGAACATCGTGAGACTCGAGACTGACGTAGCGGGAGACATTTACGTGTCGGGTCGGGGCGCCGGTCCCTTAGAAACCGCTAGCGCCGTCATGAGCGATGTCCTCTCCATCGCCGAGAGCGTTGGTTAG
- a CDS encoding OsmC family protein produces the protein MADVIAEFLGDGECTVEFEEEKMELVSGKVAEPGHVTPYHLFLAGILACVTMNAGHALEKAGIDAEVTAEVTGEKDWDRLAVTEIEITIKVKLKDDTDPDEARKIAEKGADRCILSRTLGPAIVSKEVVVERES, from the coding sequence ATGGCGGACGTTATCGCCGAGTTCCTGGGCGACGGTGAGTGCACCGTGGAATTCGAGGAAGAGAAGATGGAGCTTGTTAGCGGCAAGGTGGCCGAACCTGGACATGTCACCCCCTACCACCTCTTTTTGGCCGGTATCCTCGCCTGCGTGACGATGAACGCGGGCCATGCGTTGGAGAAGGCCGGAATCGACGCCGAGGTGACGGCGGAGGTGACCGGGGAGAAGGACTGGGACCGCTTGGCGGTGACCGAGATAGAGATCACGATCAAGGTGAAACTGAAGGACGACACAGACCCCGACGAAGCTCGAAAGATCGCCGAGAAGGGTGCCGACCGGTGTATCCTGAGCCGTACCTTGGGTCCAGCTATCGTCAGTAAGGAAGTGGTCGTAGAGCGGGAGAGCTAA
- a CDS encoding AIR synthase-related protein, with protein sequence MSARGAPSYEDLRRHVLRYTVDDVKVVRLLPEFGRAEVGLADYDDAAVVRVDGKLVVSSDGPYAFRLVRKSALVHASTDVLVAGGEPRFAVDTIIAPTEKGALEAARRIGRQARALGIEILGGNTMIEDDVEEPKVSLTVMGPLVAPEPITDCGAEPGDSVLLVGEPIHGSFQERMERARRLFDTFPELARRGLVKAAKDVTKGGLVAMAALVCAKSGVGMDLNSVPYSSITRNWDNVLAVVSPDDVEEVLNVCAERGCPVTMLGEVIEEPVLRIAGRTLVDSELMAEIEDHFKTFKNFKKS encoded by the coding sequence GTGAGCGCCCGAGGGGCCCCCTCCTATGAAGATCTGCGTCGGCACGTGCTCAGGTACACCGTGGACGACGTCAAGGTGGTGAGGTTACTCCCGGAGTTCGGTCGAGCGGAAGTCGGTCTAGCCGATTACGACGATGCGGCCGTGGTGAGGGTGGATGGGAAGCTCGTCGTCAGCTCCGACGGCCCCTACGCGTTCCGGTTGGTGAGGAAGTCGGCCCTTGTTCACGCCTCAACGGACGTGCTGGTGGCCGGAGGGGAGCCCCGATTCGCAGTCGACACCATCATCGCACCCACGGAGAAGGGAGCGCTGGAGGCCGCGAGACGGATAGGGCGACAAGCGCGTGCGCTGGGTATCGAGATACTCGGCGGCAACACGATGATCGAGGACGACGTCGAAGAACCGAAAGTATCGCTGACGGTGATGGGACCGCTCGTGGCTCCCGAGCCGATCACGGACTGCGGGGCCGAGCCCGGAGATTCGGTCCTGCTCGTAGGTGAGCCTATTCACGGGAGTTTCCAGGAGAGGATGGAGAGGGCACGCCGTTTGTTCGACACATTCCCCGAGTTGGCCCGTAGGGGTTTGGTGAAAGCGGCGAAAGACGTGACTAAAGGAGGTCTCGTAGCTATGGCAGCCCTCGTCTGCGCTAAGTCCGGTGTTGGAATGGATTTGAACTCGGTTCCCTACTCCTCCATCACTCGGAACTGGGATAACGTCCTCGCTGTCGTATCCCCGGACGACGTCGAGGAAGTCCTCAACGTGTGCGCCGAGCGCGGGTGTCCCGTGACGATGCTTGGCGAGGTGATCGAAGAGCCCGTCCTTCGAATCGCCGGTCGAACACTCGTGGACAGTGAGCTCATGGCGGAGATCGAGGACCACTTCAAAACATTTAAAAATTTCAAAAAATCTTGA